The Lycium barbarum isolate Lr01 chromosome 4, ASM1917538v2, whole genome shotgun sequence nucleotide sequence TTGAAAAGTCTAGTGCCAGCTATGTAGATAAATATACCTTCTTAAAGAAGAAAGAGGCGTCTCATCTCTCACACTTCTAACCCTAACTCCATTCATGAGCTCTAATATCACAAGCTTCTCTTTATTTTCTTGAACACTGGTCCCATTATTTTTCAGTCATGTCTATAGCATTTTCAGTTTATCTACTCCAAAAAGAGTTTAGATTGAACACGATTCATTTGTCTTTAACTCATTTTTAAcgaatttaattgattatcctaaaattattttttagttgtaaacagaaatttaaaagggaaaAAATGCATTCCCttcgttccaatttatgtgacatgtttttctttttagtctgtaaAAAGGAATGTCATCTTTTTATAATTAGAAACaccttaattttaaaattttctctTTTATCctaaatgaaatgatttacagtcacataaATGTCTAAGGTTTATTTTTTagaccataaattttaaaagtttttttttcttaaattttatgtctaaacaaatggtgccacataaattgagaaggAGAGAGTAGTAGTGATTCAAGCATGATCATGCTTAACTTGATTATAGTTTTCCCTTATAATGGCTAGGCCGGCAGAAAAATGAGAAATTATTAcgccctctatcccaatttatgtgatacactttcctttttagtctatcccaaaaagaattatacatttccttatttgacaacaatttaactttaaactttacctttcacgcttaacgagatgatctataaccacacaaatatctttgacttATTTTAAACCATAAGATTTAAAAGTTTTCCTTGAtctcttaaactttgtgtccagtcaaactatatcacataaattgaaacaggggAGTATTAATAGCAAGGACTTGTTTACTTGTGTTATTAAACTTTGTTATGGTGGATTTAGTGTTTGTAACATCTCCATGATCCTTCTTTTTCCATGTCCACATCAACCAATTTAATATTTCAATTTTCCCTTCTTCCATTAATTGTTCATGATTTTCTGGTTGATTAATCTGGTGCAAACAACTTTAATCAGTACTTGAAACTACCATCTCCACTTGTGTGTATTCTTTTTTCTCCTATGTGTACTTGCTCTTTTCTACGGTTTTCACTGGACTAGAAAAAGAAATGTATTTAATATTGAAAAATTAGGAAGTATTAGTAGTACGGATCAagttggccataaaaattattcacttttttccaaattaattttcactttatttgaataTTAGTGTTtcaccatgaaaatttcaaattaaaattgaagttgtatttcaaatttgGAGAATAACTTATAATCAGTTTTCCAACTTtattttcacttttgaagttgtatttaagtACATTCAAACATGAGCagatattctttgcaaaaagtataacctCACTCAAGTAACAACTCCATCTTCAGCTCTAGCTCCATTAACATAAATTTTAAATAAAGTGACAAACAAATTGAATGTATGGCCAAACGCTTACTAAATGTTGCTCCCTCCAATTCCAATCAAGTGAAAAGAGCCACTTGCCCATTAAGTTAAAGGTGAGAATATGACATATCAAAATATTGGAAAAGCAACTATAGTGTAGTAACAAATTTTGGCGGGTAAGACAACAGTCAAATAAAAGGATAACAATGTAATGGGGCTGCTGGTCATAAATTCAATTTTGAAGTAATGATATCTTCATCAAGGTCAACGAATACTATAGTCGTCTCATGTCTATACCAGAAAAAAACGTTGTCATGACTCTCTTGTACGGTTGTACCTTCTGCATCCACTTATTCACTTCACCACCAAATATTGTTTCATATTTATAATTAAGTCAGGCTTCAACTTCATCACCAGCACCATCCCAAATTTAGAAAGGAAAACAGTAGTCTTTTGCTAGTACTCAGTAATGGGTCTCTTGGGTATTTGCTTTCTTGTACTTTGGTTGTTGAAAATTGCTGCTGCACAGCCACTCACGGACCCTATTGAAGGTTCTTTATTATGGTTTTTTCCCCTACCCTTTTGTTTTATTAAAGAATTTATAAAGGGGTAGTAGGTGTTTGAGAATTAGGAAAGAGAATCACTCTTAGTCACTCAAATTCTTTCTTGAAGATAAATGGAGGAAATGATTCTTTTTTACTTTACTTGCTTTCTCAATCAGTAATTTCTCTTCGAAGAAAagtggaggaaaatattttctaccaactTGACTTACATAAAATGTTGTAGTGCGTAAGTATTTATAGAAATTCTTCTAACGTATAATTAGACTAGGTACATGTATCATAATTTAATTCTAAACTTTTTTGCTATTCCCTAATTAATGACTAAAAGCATACATGCCTCTTAACATTAATTTCGAACTGGGTAAATTCATGTACTTGGGATGAATCTAGTTTACTTTTTCAACATGTAGTTGGTTGAGAGCTAGTGTAGAAACAGTTAAATTATGACAATTCTCTTAGAACGAACTCGTTAAGACATGCAGTTCAAGGCACATGTTACGAGCAGAGTGGATGTAGAGGATTCAAATAACTGACGTCAAATTGGTGTTGGATTGAGCCATATATGATGGATTTATTAATTgattgttttctttttatgcatgtaTTGATTAGTGGATGCTCTGAATAAGATTATTGACCATTGGAATCTGAGGAGCAAGCTGAATTTAACCGGGGATCCTTGTGCTCAAAATGCTCCTTGGGCACCAGACCAAGCAAATCCTAGAGTTATTTGTGTCTGTTCTGCCACTATTTGCCATATTACACACTTGTGAGctcatttcacttttttttttctcttctctggAGTTGTGAATTCTTCTCTTTAGAGTGTTTGTTAATGCTCAGGAAAATTTATGCCTTGGACATCTCTGGTGAACTTCCTAAAGAACTGTTTCTGCTAAAAGAATTGATGGATCTGTAAGTGATTGTACTGTTATGATTAGTACAGTAATATTCTGTAACTTAAGATGCTTTAGTTATCATGTTTTCGTTATGCAGGAATTTGGCTCAAAATGTTATCAATGGAACCATTCCAGCTGAAATCAGACAGTTAACAAAGATGCAGTACTTGTTAGTAGCACTTAAGCTTCCAAAAATTTCCTTAGAGTCGTCATTATACATTCATGTGACATTCTTCCACTTGAAATCGACCAGTTCTCATTGTGATTAAGAACTTTGTGGAACAGGAGCCTTGGCATTAATAATCTCACTGGTCCTGTGCCTCCAGAACTTGGAAGTCTAACCAAATTGGTATCCTTGTAAGTATTCATCTCACTTTGAGTTGTATTCTGTCGGTCTTAGTGGATTTTAAGCATTTCTGTTTTCTCTAAATGCTGTTTTACCCTTTTTACAGAAGTTTTAGTTCAAATAATTTCAGCGGACCATTGCCACCTCAGCTTGGAAACTTAACCTCCTTACAGCAGCTGTAAGTATAAATAAATTCCTTAATATATGTTCTTGTATCATTCCTTCTTAGATCATGATGATGTACATATGAAAAGGAAGTATTTATTTGAAGAAGTGAATTAGTTGTCTTCTAGGAATTAAAGGTATATACGTTATTCTGAATTACAATCTAGTCCTTGCACACTAGTTTCTGATACAATCAATTGTACTCAGGTATATTGATAGCAGCGGAGTGAATGGTCCAATTCCTCAGGAACTATCAAATTTGAAGTCCCTGGAGATTCTGTACTCTTTTTCTCTATCCCTCAGCAGCAGTCAACATTGTTTAATAAGTTTTGCAAACAATGCTCATCTTAGCCATTCTAACTTGGAGTTGCTTTTCATGTTTCAGATGGGCATCTGATAATCGTTTTACCGGGAAGCTCCCTGAATTCTTTGCGCACTTTATGAACATCCAAGACCTGTATGCATGACTTTGTTGTTCAGCTTTTCTGATCAACTAGCATTCTATTATCTTAAGTTTCCAAATAAATACATCCCTTTTTTACTGTCTTGTCTTCTAGTTAACGGATTATCTTAACGTTTACTTCTTGTTAACAGGAGACTAGAGGGAACACTTCTGGAAGGACCAATTCCAAGCAATTATGGTGCCCTAATAAAACTACAAGATTTGTAAGAATTATCGCTGTTACAGTATGTGATagcaatttatgttctaatttccTTCACAGACTGCTATAACAAAATACATTGTGTTTAGCAGTGATACTAAGAGCTTAAAGCTTTTAACTTTCTTGTATCATTTAAGCTTGGTttgattgaaaaatatttttcctaAACAACGTTGTTACATACATAGGGTTAAGTCAGCATTTTTCCTCTCTCGTTTAGTGTAATTCTGGTTCAGTGCAACAAGTTGTAGAAAGATATCTTTTTACAAGTTGACAGGAAATGTTGTTTCAGAATTCTGATAGGCATTCCCTATGCCTTTTTCTAATTGCAGGAGAATTGGTGCTCTGCGTAATAAAGATTCTTCTCTGGATTTCGTGGAGAACATGACGAGTCTTTCCATATTGTAAGTGCTTTCACAATAAGACTTCTATTGTTGATTATCATTGAAAATCAGAAGTTAATCAAATTCTTATGTTGTACACCTGTAGATCATTGAGAAATTGCCGAATTGCTGACCAACTACCAGAAAAACTTATCTCTTTTCGCAACTTGCAAATTCTGTAAGTTACTTTGATAGCATTAATTGTTAAATTCATGCAGTTTGTTGCAAGCAACACCTCTCTGTCAAAGCTTATCCTTAAGCTATTATTTGAAATATAGGAGGTTGTTCATATATAGACTTTAAGATGTTCACTATACTGGCAGTTTCAAAATCGGGTACTTTTAATCTGATAATGTTTCCCTGTTCTGATTAAATACTGCCACAAAGGGACTTGAGCTTCAACAAGTTGACTGGTCAAATACCAAACTCATATCAAGACTTTGCGTCATTACAGTTCTTGTAAGTTGCCTCTTTTCACTCTGTACACTGATACCTTTCTTTGGAAGTCAATAAGCTGCAAGATACCTTTAATTTATATGTGCATCTGTTGTGTAAATTAGAACTAACTGgcgaaaaaaataacaaaatgttGGAAACTGGACTTTCTTGTTAAGCATGTAAAGTGCTTTTAAGATTTGGTGCAAACCTGTTTTCATTGGCTCTGTCATGGCTACTTTTGTTGAAGTTAAGTTGTGCATCTCAGAGATCTAGGAAGCAACAAATTGAGCGGCGAGCTACCTCCCAATATCATGAGTTCCAGTCTCACTGCCTTGTAAGTCTTAATCTTTGACCTG carries:
- the LOC132636193 gene encoding probable LRR receptor-like serine/threonine-protein kinase At1g56140 isoform X1 — encoded protein: MGLLGICFLVLWLLKIAAAQPLTDPIEVDALNKIIDHWNLRSKLNLTGDPCAQNAPWAPDQANPRVICVCSATICHITHLKIYALDISGELPKELFLLKELMDLNLAQNVINGTIPAEIRQLTKMQYLSLGINNLTGPVPPELGSLTKLVSLSFSSNNFSGPLPPQLGNLTSLQQLYIDSSGVNGPIPQELSNLKSLEILWASDNRFTGKLPEFFAHFMNIQDLRLEGTLLEGPIPSNYGALIKLQDLRIGALRNKDSSLDFVENMTSLSILSLRNCRIADQLPEKLISFRNLQILDLSFNKLTGQIPNSYQDFASLQFLDLGSNKLSGELPPNIMSSSLTALDVSFNSLSGYLPPKRSGLSMNIFGNSISDRTSDGGKASSTLSCLQGNTKCIDIGSSSSFSMNSGGTAIESADDTKYANDLETLSAASFYMSPNNQWAVSSSGIYISNPHGQKYTAQTGSQITGTLDSELYKTARISPTSLRYYGFGLSNGRYHVELHFAEIQMDDSHSWKGLGRRLFDVYVQGEKVLEDFNIQKEAGGSKRALVKTIGANVTNRVIEIHLLWAGKGTCCIPFQSTYGPLVSAIHVTQVAKSGRSSKNKKTHVGIIFGIVAGSAAGVLIVSSVFCLWWANRKAPSHMKVATDSTKKG
- the LOC132636193 gene encoding probable LRR receptor-like serine/threonine-protein kinase At1g56140 isoform X2 — protein: MGLLGICFLVLWLLKIAAAQPLTDPIEVDALNKIIDHWNLRSKLNLTGDPCAQNAPWAPDQANPRVICVCSATICHITHLKIYALDISGELPKELFLLKELMDLNLAQNVINGTIPAEIRQLTKMQYLSLGINNLTGPVPPELGSLTKLVSLSFSSNNFSGPLPPQLGNLTSLQQLYIDSSGVNGPIPQELSNLKSLEILWASDNRFTGKLPEFFAHFMNIQDLRLEGTLLEGPIPSNYGALIKLQDLRIGALRNKDSSLDFVENMTSLSILSLRNCRIADQLPEKLISFRNLQILDLSFNKLTGQIPNSYQDFASLQFLDLGSNKLSGELPPNIMSSSLTALDVSFNSLSGYLPPKRSGLSMNIFGNSISDRTSDGGKASSTLSCLQGNTKCIDIASFSMNSGGTAIESADDTKYANDLETLSAASFYMSPNNQWAVSSSGIYISNPHGQKYTAQTGSQITGTLDSELYKTARISPTSLRYYGFGLSNGRYHVELHFAEIQMDDSHSWKGLGRRLFDVYVQGEKVLEDFNIQKEAGGSKRALVKTIGANVTNRVIEIHLLWAGKGTCCIPFQSTYGPLVSAIHVTQVAKSGRSSKNKKTHVGIIFGIVAGSAAGVLIVSSVFCLWWANRKAPSHMKVATDSTKKG